AATAAACCAATAATTACACTAAATGCCACCGCGCCTATTGCCCTAGCTAATCCAAGCTGCCATCCGAGGATACGCGCAGTCAAGATAATCGCGAGAACGTTTATAGCCGGTCCGGAATAAAGGAATGCAATAGCAGAACCAAGCCCGGCTCCTCTTTTATAAATACCGGCAAAAAGCGGCAGGACCGTGCAAGAACATACTGCTAAGATTGTTCCTGAAACAGAAGCAACGCTATAGGAGAGGAATTTATTTGCTTTTGTGCCGAAGTACTTCAAGACAGACGCCTGACTGACAAATACTGAAATGGCCCCTGCGATAAAAAATGCCGGAATAAGACAAAGAAGCACGTGTTCTCTGGCATACCATTTCACCAATGCCAATGCTTCAAATATCGCATTACTAAAACGCACGTTCTCTATGGGCAGGTAAAAACATGCCAGAAATATAGCGGTAATATATAAGAATTTCTTCCATTCTTTCATTTTTTTCTCCTACCTACAACTTTGCAACAACCGCCTTCGATACGAATGGCCTTAATATTAACCAGGCCATCGGCGATTTTCCTGTGAGCTGATGTTATAATACGCGAGAATGTCGGGCGCGAGATCTTCATCTTCTTCGCAGCATCAATTTGTTTTAAGCCCTCTAAGCACCCAAGCCTTATCGCTTCAAATTCATCAAGGGTTAAATATACGCCCTCTAATTTATTTAAAGGCCTGCAACGCGGCTTAAAACACCGCTCGCCAGGCATACACTTTATCCATCTCGTCTTTTTAGGCCGCAAAATATACTCCTTTAGTTATGAACACATGTTCATAACAATTTTACCATAATAAGCTATTTTGTCAATAAAGAATTATTGGAATTAAATTTGTAATGCGGGTTTTAAATAGAGGGCTAGAAAGGATCCTGGCCTTTTTTGTATTTCAAATAGTCCTGCAGGATTTCCTTATGGTCAAAAACGAAACTCAACTTTTCAATTTCATCTATTTTTACTACTTTTAATGCTGCTGCGTCGTCTCCAGCCTTAGGTTTACCCTTGCCTTTTGCGATAAATACCGTGCCTATGGTGTGAAAGCGCGGGTCGCGCTCAGCCTTAGAATAAGTATGGAATTGTTTTAAACCTTCTAAATCCAAGCCGGTCTCTTCCTTTGCTTCTCTGGTTACTGCCTCTTCTAAACTCTCCCCGTAATCCACAAATCCTCCGGGGATAGCCCAGCCAAAAGGAGGATTACTCCTCTCTATGATTACTATGTCCTCGTCAATTTCAATTATGGCATCCACGGTAGTAAAGGGTCCGCTCTGTAACTTCTGGGTAATATATTCCAGATAGCTTGTCACGCCTTTATGAAAAATATCAAATGCTTCTTTATCGTAAAGACAAAATATAATTTCCTTGAGGCTGGGCCCGTCTTCCCTCAAATGCCTGAACACCTCCTGGGACATTATTTTGGCAGCCGCTAATAAAGAAAAACCCCCCACTCCGCAGCCTAAGGCCGGAAAGGCAACAGATCTTATTTTTAAATCCCTGGCTGCCCGCAGCGCGTTTTTACAGGATTCCCGGATTTTTATTTCATCGGTTTTGAAATCCATACCCATGGTGGCAGCGTGAATTACATATTTAGCGGATAAGTTACCCGCAGAAGTAAAAATTGCCTCGCCTATTTTTATCGGCCCTTTTTTTACTGCCTCATCTTCAATTGCTTTACCGCCCTTCTGTTTGATGGCGCCGGCAACACCCCCGCCCATCACCAGTTTATTATTAGCGGCATTCACTATGGCATCAACCTTTAACGCGGTAATATCACCCTGGATAATTTTTATTTCTGTATCTTTAATAAACATTCTCCACCCCGTTTATTTTTATATTTAAGGAAAAGATAAAACCCGATTATCCCCAAGGTATCAATGATGACGTCCGGAATATTACCGGACCTGCCGAAAACAAAGAGTTGATGTATTTCATCCGAAACGGCATATAAAAACGTTAAACTAAAAGGCCAGAAAAATAAACTCCAGAAAGAAAGGCGAAAAGTCCCTTTAAACGCGCGGTATAAGAGAAAAACCAGAATAAAATATTCGCTCATATGCGCGAGCTTCCTGAAAAACAAATCCCAAATCCCCCAGCCCGTGCTTAATTGCGGGATACTGGAAAGAAAGAAGATGGCCGCGCACCAGAAAAAAACCGGTAACCATAACTTAATAAATTTCATAAATTAATATTTTATAGATAATATTATATTTAGCGGGTGGCACTAAGGATGCCTCGAGCCAAATTTGGCGAGAGGCGCCCCGTGTGACAGGACCCGCTAAATATCATTATTTAATAAATTTTCTGGCTAATTTTAGGGCTTCCTTTTTAGTCTTTATTTTACCGATTGCCTGCAATTCCTCGATCTCGCGCAGGATCTTCCCAATTAAAGGCGAAGGCTCCAGTTTAAAATTCCTGATCAGGTCATCGCCGCTAACGAGGCGCGCGGGTTTCTTCTCTTTTTTTCTTTTAAAATATTCCTTAAGTAAATCTAAGGCGACTTTTTCATGCTGCAGGCGCGATTTCCTGGAAGTTAACGGCCCTCTTGTTGAACGCTGGTCAGCCAGAGAGATTAAAAGGATGCTTGCTGCCTCATTACCCGTATCGCGAAAATAGCGGAATATGGCACGGCTAGTTAAACTCTGGTTATCCGCAAGATAACCCGGCCTTAAATGCCAAAGGACCATCTTTTCCAAGGAACTCAATTCATCATTAGAAAGTTTCAGGCGCTGGGCAACTGCCCTGGTAATATCCCTGCCTATCCTCTCGTGGCCGTGAAACTTGGTCTTGCCGTCTTCGCGGCGCAAGGCAGCGGGTTTTCCTGTATCATGCAGGAGCGCGCCTAATTTAATAATCGTGCGCCTGCGGCGGTTAACCGAAATAAATTCATCCAGATAATCCTGCACCTGGCGGTTATTTTTTAATTCCGTAATTAAAAGCTCAAGCTGCCTCAACGTCTCTAAGGTGTGCCCCCAGACATCCAAATGATGATACGGCCCCTGCCTTAACTTACGCATCACTTCAATTTCAGGGATAATGATTCTCAGGAGTTTTAATTTATCCAACTGCAAAATATAAATGAAAGAATCCGGCCTCTCCAGGATTTTATATAATTCATCGCGTATGCGTTCAAAAGAAACGCCTGATAAACGCCTGGCCTTTAATTTTACGCCCCTTAGCGTGTCTTTATCTATTTTGAAACCTAAAGTAGCTGCCAAACTAAAGGCGCGTAATAAGCGTAGAGGATCTTCATCAAATGCTTTC
This window of the Candidatus Omnitrophota bacterium genome carries:
- a CDS encoding DUF134 domain-containing protein, which produces MRPKKTRWIKCMPGERCFKPRCRPLNKLEGVYLTLDEFEAIRLGCLEGLKQIDAAKKMKISRPTFSRIITSAHRKIADGLVNIKAIRIEGGCCKVVGRRKK
- a CDS encoding NUDIX hydrolase, with protein sequence MDAIIEIDEDIVIIERSNPPFGWAIPGGFVDYGESLEEAVTREAKEETGLDLEGLKQFHTYSKAERDPRFHTIGTVFIAKGKGKPKAGDDAAALKVVKIDEIEKLSFVFDHKEILQDYLKYKKGQDPF
- a CDS encoding HD domain-containing protein, producing the protein MEFPPAVSNLLKIILKLSQTKKIKLYLVGGYLRDALLQREKDNPDIDFCLKKGAINFARNLAREIRAGFVVLDKEHGCARLVKKIKDKTYTLDFTDFRGKTLEDDLKHRDFTINALAVELGESLRDNRLEELLIDPYQGREDLKARIIRLVNEKAFDEDPLRLLRAFSLAATLGFKIDKDTLRGVKLKARRLSGVSFERIRDELYKILERPDSFIYILQLDKLKLLRIIIPEIEVMRKLRQGPYHHLDVWGHTLETLRQLELLITELKNNRQVQDYLDEFISVNRRRRTIIKLGALLHDTGKPAALRREDGKTKFHGHERIGRDITRAVAQRLKLSNDELSSLEKMVLWHLRPGYLADNQSLTSRAIFRYFRDTGNEAASILLISLADQRSTRGPLTSRKSRLQHEKVALDLLKEYFKRKKEKKPARLVSGDDLIRNFKLEPSPLIGKILREIEELQAIGKIKTKKEALKLARKFIK
- a CDS encoding VanZ family protein — protein: MKFIKLWLPVFFWCAAIFFLSSIPQLSTGWGIWDLFFRKLAHMSEYFILVFLLYRAFKGTFRLSFWSLFFWPFSLTFLYAVSDEIHQLFVFGRSGNIPDVIIDTLGIIGFYLFLKYKNKRGGECLLKIQK